GGAAAAGCATGATTATAGCGGTGTGGATTTGTTTTACTTTTCTTTTACTAGTGTTGATTGCTTTGTCTGCTGTAAATTTTATTGAAAACAAGATTATCAGAGTTGTTGCTCTCGTACTAGTATTAGTTCTTGCTTGGGTTATTAAAGATATTATTAGTTCTATTATCGTTACAAATATTAAGTCATGGTAAGAAGAATGACTGTGTGCATTATGGGTATACCGTTAATGCTCATTTTGGAAAGGTGATATACCAGGCATAGCAATTGTGCACTAAGGGTGTGCAATATCGAAATTGTTTAATCAGTAGATGAGGTTGGTTAAAGTGTATGAAAATTGGTTATGCTCGTGTTAGTTCTGACGGTCAAAATCTTGATCGTCAAATTGCCGCATTAACTGAAGCTGGTGTTGAAAAATTATTTGTAGAGAAGTTGTCTGGTGCGAGTTTTGAAAATCGTAAAGAATTTCAAAAAGCAATTGATTATTTACGTGAAGGTGATTTTTTAGTTGTTGAAGCATTGGACAGGCTTGGACGCAATTATGACGATGATAAATTTGTTATTGAGTTGCTCGATAAGAAAAAAGTTGGGCTAATTGTAACTAGTATGCCAATTCTTAATCAAGAGATTGGTGATCCGTCAATGCAAAAATTTATTCGAGATATGATTTTCCAAATGTTAGCGTGGATAGCAGAGCGTGAAAGAACAGAAAGTAAGCGTCGACAAGCGCAAGGCATTGCGATTGCTAAAGCGGAAGGGGTTTATAAGGGGAAAGTTCCTGAGTATTCTGCAAATGCTAAGAATTTGGCTAAACGTGCAGTATATAATCAAGTGAA
This is a stretch of genomic DNA from Periweissella cryptocerci. It encodes these proteins:
- a CDS encoding recombinase family protein; protein product: MKIGYARVSSDGQNLDRQIAALTEAGVEKLFVEKLSGASFENRKEFQKAIDYLREGDFLVVEALDRLGRNYDDDKFVIELLDKKKVGLIVTSMPILNQEIGDPSMQKFIRDMIFQMLAWIAERERTESKRRQAQGIAIAKAEGVYKGKVPEYSANAKNLAKRAVYNQVKYQLSIGLSVSEIARSVGITRHTVYEIKKR